A part of Sulfuricella sp. genomic DNA contains:
- the frr gene encoding ribosome recycling factor has translation MISDLKKTAEQKMQKSLEALKADLAKVRTGRAHTGILDHVMVDYYGNPTAINQIANVTLIDSRTIGVAPWEKKMVGAVERAIRDSDLGLNPASQGDLIRVPMPALTEERRRELIKVVKHEGEGAKVAVRNIRRDANAHLKDLLKDKEISEDDDRRAQDEIQKITDRYVAEVDKMLQVKETELMAI, from the coding sequence ATGATTTCAGACCTTAAAAAAACCGCTGAACAGAAAATGCAGAAATCCCTGGAAGCACTCAAGGCCGATCTGGCCAAGGTGCGTACCGGGCGAGCCCATACCGGCATTCTGGATCACGTGATGGTCGATTATTATGGCAATCCGACGGCGATCAACCAGATTGCCAACGTGACCCTGATCGATTCGCGCACCATCGGCGTGGCGCCATGGGAAAAGAAAATGGTGGGTGCGGTGGAAAGAGCCATCCGTGACTCCGACCTGGGGTTGAACCCGGCCTCGCAGGGCGACCTGATCCGGGTGCCGATGCCTGCCCTGACTGAAGAACGGCGCCGTGAACTGATCAAGGTGGTCAAGCACGAAGGCGAGGGCGCCAAGGTGGCGGTTCGCAACATTCGTCGTGATGCCAATGCCCACCTCAAGGATTTGCTCAAGGACAAGGAGATCAGCGAGGACGATGATCGCCGTGCCCAGGACGAAATTCAGAAAATCACTGACCGTTACGTGGCGGAAGTGGACAAGATGCTGCAGGTCAAAGAAACCGAATTGATGGCCATTTGA
- a CDS encoding phosphatidate cytidylyltransferase → MLKTRVITAFALLLGLLFGLFYLPSLAWSLLTLGVITIGAWEWGGIAAYGRTGRWAYLLLTIAFGLAFFFLQMRVEESYLAAIAFWLLLALPWLLFGWKVRNPLLLAATGWLVLFPTWFALMDFHAMRPALLFGLLAVVAVADIGAYFAGRAFGRHKLAPAISPGKTWEGVAGGLLGVTLYGALWMALEGSLGVPFPGFVLLLAMAVLSVEGDLFESWLKRQAGIKDSGHILPGHGGVLDRIDAMTAALPLAAAGYFVSGFSPF, encoded by the coding sequence ATGCTTAAAACCCGCGTGATCACGGCTTTTGCCCTGCTGCTCGGCTTGCTGTTCGGACTGTTTTATCTGCCCAGTCTGGCCTGGAGCCTGCTGACCCTGGGCGTGATTACCATTGGTGCCTGGGAATGGGGCGGCATCGCCGCTTATGGCAGAACCGGACGCTGGGCTTATCTGCTGCTGACCATCGCCTTCGGCCTGGCCTTTTTCTTTTTGCAAATGCGCGTGGAAGAGTCGTATCTCGCCGCCATCGCCTTCTGGCTGTTGCTGGCGCTGCCCTGGCTGCTGTTCGGCTGGAAGGTGCGCAACCCGCTGCTGCTGGCTGCGACGGGCTGGCTGGTGCTGTTCCCCACCTGGTTTGCCCTGATGGATTTTCATGCCATGCGCCCCGCGCTGCTGTTTGGCTTGCTGGCGGTGGTGGCGGTGGCGGATATCGGCGCCTATTTTGCCGGGCGCGCGTTCGGCAGACACAAGCTGGCGCCTGCCATCAGCCCGGGCAAGACCTGGGAAGGGGTGGCGGGCGGCCTGCTCGGCGTAACCCTGTACGGCGCGCTATGGATGGCGCTGGAGGGCTCCCTGGGCGTGCCTTTCCCCGGTTTTGTCCTGCTCCTGGCCATGGCGGTGCTGAGCGTGGAGGGCGATCTGTTCGAGTCCTGGCTCAAGCGCCAGGCGGGGATCAAGGATAGCGGCCATATCCTGCCCGGACACGGGGGCGTGCTGGACCGCATTGATGCCATGACGGCAGCGCTTCCCCTGGCGGCAGCCGGTTATTTCGTTTCTGGATTTTCTCCATTCTGA
- the holB gene encoding DNA polymerase III subunit delta' encodes MEIWRQLNSMRQNLPHALLFQGRKGVGKLEFARALAQGLLCETPQPSGEGCGKCLACGWFSQGNHPDFRSVEPEALTESEDDKPVKGKKPSHEIKIEQIRELAGLVSLSTHRNGMRVILIHPAEAMNSNAANALLKTLEEPPPQTLIMLVTHQAQFLLPTVRSRCLKLAFPVPSLEQSMDWLRRQGVADPAPLLAQAGYAPLAAQELSGDEVKELRQDFLSQLARPQSLDPIALAEKNEKAELANILKWLQQWLYDLIGCRLCGLIRYQPDFAAEVRALAPRIELHAALAFQKELLAAQKFVLHPLNTQLFLEQLLLSYMQLTNPIESEHG; translated from the coding sequence ATGGAGATCTGGCGCCAGCTCAATTCAATGCGCCAGAATCTGCCCCATGCCCTGCTGTTCCAGGGGCGCAAGGGGGTGGGCAAGCTCGAATTTGCGCGCGCGCTGGCACAGGGTTTGCTGTGCGAAACGCCGCAACCTTCCGGCGAGGGGTGCGGAAAATGCCTCGCCTGCGGCTGGTTTTCCCAAGGGAATCACCCGGATTTCCGCAGCGTGGAACCCGAGGCGCTGACCGAAAGCGAAGATGACAAGCCAGTCAAGGGCAAGAAACCCAGCCATGAAATCAAGATCGAGCAGATCCGGGAACTGGCCGGCCTGGTCAGTCTCAGCACGCATCGCAACGGCATGCGCGTGATCCTGATTCATCCGGCGGAAGCCATGAACAGCAATGCAGCCAATGCCTTGCTGAAAACCCTGGAAGAGCCGCCGCCGCAGACCCTGATCATGCTCGTGACGCACCAGGCGCAATTCCTCCTGCCCACGGTGCGCAGCCGCTGCCTCAAGCTGGCCTTTCCCGTGCCTTCGCTGGAGCAGTCGATGGACTGGCTGCGCCGGCAGGGCGTGGCGGACCCGGCGCCATTGCTGGCGCAGGCGGGCTATGCGCCGCTGGCGGCGCAGGAACTGTCCGGGGACGAAGTGAAGGAGCTGCGCCAGGATTTCCTCTCCCAGCTGGCCCGGCCCCAGTCGCTTGACCCCATCGCGCTGGCGGAGAAAAACGAGAAAGCGGAGCTGGCCAATATCCTGAAGTGGCTGCAGCAATGGCTCTATGACCTGATTGGCTGTCGCCTCTGCGGATTGATCCGTTACCAGCCGGATTTTGCCGCGGAAGTCCGGGCGCTGGCGCCGCGCATCGAGCTACATGCCGCCCTCGCATTCCAGAAGGAATTGCTGGCGGCACAAAAATTTGTGCTTCATCCCCTGAATACGCAGTTGTTTCTCGAGCAATTATTGTTATCCTATATGCAGTTAACGAACCCGATTGAGTCCGAACATGGCTGA
- the tmk gene encoding dTMP kinase: MKGKFITLEGIDGAGKSTHLAWLADTLTQRGQEVVVTREPGGTPLGETLRGLLLNHAMHLETEALLMFAARREHLAQVIVPALEAGKWVISDRFTDASFAYQGGGRGIDEARLRILEDWVQQDLQPDLTLLFDVPLEVARQRLSASATLDRFEQEKQDFFQRVRQAYLARAAEFPARIRVIDSTRTVPQIRAELETLLAGL, from the coding sequence ATCAAAGGCAAATTCATTACCCTGGAAGGGATAGACGGGGCCGGCAAGAGCACCCATCTCGCCTGGCTGGCAGACACCCTGACGCAGCGCGGGCAGGAAGTGGTGGTGACGCGCGAGCCGGGCGGCACCCCGCTGGGCGAGACCCTGCGCGGCCTGCTGCTCAACCATGCCATGCATCTGGAAACCGAGGCGCTGCTGATGTTCGCCGCGCGGCGCGAGCATCTGGCGCAGGTCATCGTGCCGGCGCTGGAGGCAGGGAAGTGGGTGATTTCGGACCGTTTCACCGATGCCAGTTTCGCCTACCAGGGCGGCGGGCGCGGCATTGACGAAGCGCGCCTGCGCATCCTGGAAGACTGGGTGCAGCAGGACCTGCAACCAGATCTGACCCTGCTTTTCGACGTGCCGCTCGAAGTGGCGCGCCAGCGCCTCTCCGCCAGCGCCACGCTGGACCGTTTCGAGCAGGAAAAACAGGATTTCTTCCAGCGCGTGCGGCAGGCCTACCTTGCCCGCGCAGCAGAGTTCCCGGCGCGCATCCGCGTCATCGATTCGACCCGGACGGTGCCGCAAATCCGCGCGGAACTGGAAACCCTGCTGGCGGGACTTTAG
- the tsf gene encoding translation elongation factor Ts translates to MADITAGMVKELRELTGLGMMECKKALTETAGDLKAAEELLRIKSGAKANKAASRIAAEGVVGSFISADGRKGALVEVNCETDFVSKNEDFAAFAKALAQLVAEQGIEDIDALSSASLPSGQTVEETRQALIMKLGENISLRRLVRAETSGKLTTYLHGTRIGVMVDSSGGDEQLGKDIAMHIAASKPKSIDASGVNPEEIATEHRIAIEKAREAGKPEAMLEKIAEGTVQKFLKEVTLLGQVFVKAEDGKQTVEQLLKNKGASVTAFQMFIVGEGIEKKVVDYAAEVAAAAKV, encoded by the coding sequence ATGGCGGACATTACCGCAGGTATGGTTAAAGAGCTGCGCGAGCTGACTGGCTTGGGCATGATGGAATGCAAGAAGGCGCTGACCGAGACGGCAGGCGACCTGAAGGCGGCGGAAGAGTTGCTGCGCATCAAGAGTGGCGCCAAGGCCAACAAGGCTGCCAGCCGTATCGCCGCTGAAGGCGTGGTTGGCAGCTTCATCAGTGCCGATGGCCGCAAGGGTGCGCTGGTGGAAGTGAATTGCGAAACCGATTTCGTTTCCAAGAATGAAGATTTTGCCGCGTTTGCCAAAGCGCTGGCTCAGCTGGTTGCCGAGCAGGGCATTGAAGACATCGATGCGCTGTCCTCTGCCAGTCTGCCATCCGGCCAGACCGTTGAAGAAACCCGTCAGGCCCTGATCATGAAGCTGGGTGAAAACATCTCCCTGCGCCGTCTGGTACGCGCGGAAACTTCCGGCAAGCTGACTACCTATCTGCACGGCACGCGCATCGGCGTGATGGTTGACAGCAGCGGTGGCGACGAGCAACTGGGCAAGGATATCGCCATGCATATCGCAGCAAGCAAGCCGAAATCCATCGACGCTTCCGGTGTGAATCCGGAAGAAATCGCCACCGAACATCGCATCGCGATCGAGAAGGCGCGCGAGGCCGGCAAGCCGGAAGCCATGCTGGAAAAAATTGCCGAGGGCACCGTGCAGAAGTTCCTGAAGGAAGTAACGCTCCTGGGGCAGGTCTTCGTCAAGGCCGAAGACGGCAAACAGACGGTCGAGCAGCTGCTGAAGAACAAGGGTGCGAGCGTGACGGCATTCCAGATGTTCATCGTGGGCGAAGGCATCGAGAAGAAAGTGGTGGATTACGCAGCTGAAGTCGCTGCCGCTGCGAAGGTATAA
- a CDS encoding TatD family hydrolase: MFIDSHCHINFPGLAERVPDLLQAMAHNQVTHALCVSVELAAFPQIIALAEQYPNIFASAGVHPDHEDCAEPDVERLAALASHPKVVAIGETGLDYFRLTGDLEWQRERFRTHIRAAIAIGKPLIIHTRAAAEDTLRVMREEGAERVGGVMHCFTESLAVAEQAMALNFYISFSGIVTFKKALELKEVAKHVPLERMLIETDAPYLAPVPYRGKTNEPAYVRHVAEEIAHLRGIGVEEVGAATSRNFFELFRAAQAWR; the protein is encoded by the coding sequence ATGTTCATCGATTCCCACTGCCATATCAATTTCCCCGGCCTGGCCGAGCGCGTGCCGGATTTGCTGCAAGCCATGGCGCACAATCAGGTGACGCACGCCTTGTGCGTCAGCGTCGAACTGGCGGCTTTCCCGCAGATTATTGCGCTGGCGGAGCAGTATCCCAATATTTTTGCTTCCGCCGGGGTGCATCCCGATCACGAGGATTGCGCCGAGCCGGATGTGGAGCGGCTTGCCGCCCTGGCGAGCCATCCCAAGGTGGTTGCCATAGGCGAAACCGGGCTCGACTATTTCCGCCTCACGGGCGACCTGGAATGGCAGCGCGAGCGTTTTCGCACCCATATCCGCGCCGCCATTGCCATTGGCAAGCCGCTCATCATTCATACCCGCGCAGCGGCGGAAGACACCTTGCGCGTCATGCGCGAGGAAGGCGCGGAGCGGGTGGGCGGGGTGATGCACTGCTTCACCGAAAGCCTGGCTGTGGCGGAGCAGGCGATGGCGCTGAATTTTTATATTTCCTTCTCCGGCATCGTGACCTTCAAGAAGGCGCTGGAGCTGAAGGAGGTGGCGAAACACGTGCCCCTGGAACGCATGCTGATCGAAACCGACGCGCCCTATCTGGCGCCCGTGCCCTATCGCGGCAAGACCAACGAACCCGCCTATGTGCGCCATGTGGCCGAGGAGATCGCCCATTTGCGCGGCATCGGCGTCGAGGAAGTGGGGGCGGCCACGTCACGCAACTTTTTCGAGCTGTTCCGGGCCGCGCAGGCATGGAGATAG
- the mltG gene encoding endolytic transglycosylase MltG, with the protein MIKKLLRLLVLALLLTAGWTIYFVATPLQLPETPYGFTLKHGSTLRGVARQLVDANVLKEPWSFTVLVRVLGKARELKAGNYYLEKNPTPLQLSRMITRGDVSQSEIALIEGWSFKRMRQALDEHQAIRHDSAPLSEREILKQIGARETLAEGLFFPDTYYFSSGMSDLDILRRAYQAMQKRLEAAWAERDPLLPYHTPYEVLIMASIVEKETGQASERPMIAGVFVNRLRINMRLQTDPTVIYGLGESFDGNLRRADLLADTPYNTYTRYGLPPGPIAMPGWGALQAAVQPAATRALYFVGKGDGTHKFSSNLAEHNLAVARYQLNRK; encoded by the coding sequence ATGATTAAAAAATTGCTTCGGCTCCTGGTGCTGGCGCTACTGCTGACCGCAGGGTGGACGATCTATTTTGTCGCCACGCCGCTGCAGTTGCCGGAAACGCCCTACGGCTTCACCCTCAAGCATGGCAGCACCCTGCGCGGCGTGGCACGCCAGCTGGTGGACGCCAATGTGCTGAAGGAGCCGTGGAGCTTCACCGTGCTGGTGCGCGTGCTGGGCAAGGCGAGGGAGCTCAAGGCGGGCAATTATTATCTGGAAAAGAATCCCACCCCCTTGCAGCTGTCCCGCATGATTACCCGGGGTGACGTGAGCCAGAGCGAGATCGCCCTGATCGAAGGCTGGAGTTTCAAACGCATGCGGCAGGCGCTGGACGAGCACCAGGCGATCCGTCACGACTCGGCACCATTGAGCGAGCGGGAAATTCTGAAGCAGATCGGCGCCCGGGAAACCCTGGCGGAAGGGCTGTTTTTCCCCGATACCTACTATTTCAGCAGCGGCATGAGCGATCTGGATATTCTCCGGCGCGCCTACCAGGCGATGCAGAAGCGCCTGGAAGCCGCGTGGGCGGAACGCGACCCGCTGCTGCCCTACCATACGCCTTATGAAGTCCTGATAATGGCTTCCATCGTCGAGAAGGAAACGGGGCAGGCGAGCGAGCGGCCGATGATCGCCGGGGTGTTCGTCAACCGCCTGCGCATCAATATGCGCCTGCAGACCGATCCCACCGTGATCTACGGCCTGGGCGAGAGTTTCGACGGCAACCTGCGCCGCGCGGACCTGCTGGCGGACACGCCGTATAATACCTATACCCGCTACGGCCTGCCGCCGGGTCCGATTGCCATGCCGGGCTGGGGGGCGCTACAGGCCGCGGTGCAACCGGCGGCCACCAGGGCGTTGTATTTTGTCGGCAAGGGCGACGGCACGCACAAGTTTTCCAGCAATCTGGCTGAGCACAATCTGGCGGTGGCACGCTATCAGCTGAATCGTAAATAA
- the uppS gene encoding polyprenyl diphosphate synthase — MALSKSSTREIPAVSHIPRHIAIIMDGNGRWAKKRHFPRVMGHKRGVETVREMVKSCIERGVEYLTLFAFSSENWRRPEEEVSFLMQLFVLALEKEARKLHQNGVRLKVIGDLSRFEPHLVNLVRNSETLTENNSKLTLTIAANYGGRWDIMQAMQAMLKARPELVNGFEEGDLQPHLSMPYAPEPDLFIRTGGEQRISNFLLWQLAYTELYFTNVLWPDFNAAELDGAIHSYQQRERRFGRTSDQLKTHA; from the coding sequence GTGGCCCTGTCAAAAAGCTCGACCCGCGAAATTCCCGCGGTGTCGCATATCCCCCGCCATATCGCCATCATCATGGATGGCAATGGGCGTTGGGCCAAGAAACGGCATTTCCCGCGCGTGATGGGGCATAAACGTGGCGTGGAAACGGTGCGCGAGATGGTCAAATCGTGCATTGAACGTGGCGTTGAATATCTCACCCTGTTTGCGTTCAGCAGCGAAAACTGGCGCCGCCCGGAGGAAGAGGTTTCCTTCCTGATGCAGCTTTTTGTGCTGGCGCTGGAAAAGGAAGCCAGAAAGCTTCACCAGAACGGTGTCCGCCTCAAGGTCATCGGTGACCTTTCCCGTTTTGAGCCGCATCTGGTCAATCTGGTTCGTAATTCCGAAACACTCACTGAGAATAATTCAAAACTGACCTTGACCATTGCCGCCAACTACGGTGGCCGCTGGGATATCATGCAGGCCATGCAAGCCATGCTGAAAGCCCGCCCCGAACTGGTGAACGGCTTTGAAGAGGGCGATTTGCAGCCTCACCTTTCCATGCCGTACGCCCCTGAGCCCGATCTCTTCATCCGCACCGGGGGCGAGCAACGTATCAGCAATTTCCTGCTGTGGCAGCTGGCCTATACGGAGCTGTATTTCACAAATGTGCTGTGGCCGGATTTCAATGCGGCCGAACTGGATGGGGCGATTCATTCTTACCAGCAACGCGAACGCCGCTTCGGACGAACCAGCGATCAATTGAAGACCCATGCTTAA
- a CDS encoding PilZ domain-containing protein translates to MAEADSKAPISRPGVLSLSIKEKPALYAAYMPFLKGGGIFIPTTKAYRLGDEVFMLLTLMDDPNKLPVAGKVAWITPAEAQGNKSQGIGVQFSDNESGIAARNKIEGLLGGNLKSTRPTHTM, encoded by the coding sequence ATGGCTGAAGCCGATAGCAAAGCCCCCATTTCCCGTCCCGGGGTGCTGTCACTGAGCATCAAGGAAAAGCCCGCGCTGTACGCGGCCTACATGCCTTTTCTCAAGGGCGGCGGTATTTTCATTCCCACCACCAAGGCTTATCGTCTGGGCGACGAAGTCTTTATGCTGCTGACCCTGATGGACGATCCCAACAAGCTGCCGGTGGCCGGCAAGGTGGCGTGGATTACCCCGGCCGAAGCGCAGGGCAACAAGTCCCAGGGCATCGGCGTGCAGTTTTCCGACAACGAAAGCGGCATCGCCGCGCGCAACAAGATCGAGGGCCTGCTGGGCGGCAACCTCAAGTCCACCCGGCCGACTCATACTATGTAA
- a CDS encoding ankyrin repeat domain-containing protein, with translation MRRLAVWLMLPWLALALPVCADTAGNMNDMFVAVRNGDADAVEQLLRQGVDPDVQDEQGYTALMMAARAGAPEVARQLLAHGARVYQRNLYGETAVMLAAYHGHNPVIELLVAQGAALGANGKGWNPLIYAAYAGHADTVRLLLAYGVPVDGQTDSGLSALMLASKHGCIECVSLLLRLGADPGLRSKQGQSALEMALSAGNTDIGALLEQAAKIRKEHRPIE, from the coding sequence GTGCGCCGCCTTGCCGTGTGGCTGATGCTGCCCTGGCTGGCCCTGGCTCTGCCGGTCTGTGCCGATACTGCTGGCAACATGAACGACATGTTTGTCGCGGTCAGGAATGGCGATGCCGATGCGGTGGAACAATTGTTGCGGCAAGGCGTGGATCCCGATGTGCAGGACGAGCAGGGCTACACCGCCCTGATGATGGCTGCCCGCGCGGGGGCGCCCGAAGTGGCGCGGCAACTGCTGGCGCATGGCGCCAGGGTGTACCAGAGAAATCTCTACGGGGAAACGGCGGTGATGCTTGCCGCATACCATGGCCACAATCCGGTGATCGAGCTGCTGGTGGCGCAGGGAGCGGCGCTGGGCGCCAACGGCAAGGGCTGGAATCCGCTGATCTACGCGGCCTATGCCGGTCATGCGGACACGGTCCGGCTGCTGCTGGCCTATGGCGTGCCGGTAGACGGCCAGACCGATTCCGGCCTTTCCGCGTTGATGCTGGCCTCGAAGCATGGCTGTATCGAATGCGTTTCCTTGCTGTTGCGTCTGGGCGCAGACCCCGGGTTGCGCAGCAAACAGGGCCAGTCGGCGCTGGAAATGGCGCTGAGTGCAGGCAATACCGATATTGGCGCGCTGCTGGAACAGGCCGCGAAAATCAGAAAAGAACATAGACCGATTGAATAG
- the rpsB gene encoding 30S ribosomal protein S2 has protein sequence MSVTMRQMLEAGVHFGHQTRYWNPKMAPFIFGDRNKIHIVNLEKSLPMYEEAIKFVRKMSTNKGNVLFVGTKRQAREIVKEEAARAGAPYVDYRWLGGMLTNFKTVKLSIKRLKDMEAMIEDGSIERLSKKEALGFKREMIKLERSLGGIKDMGGLPDAMFVIDVGYESGAITEANKLGIPVIGIVDTNNSPAGIDYVIPGNDDSSKAIRLYAQGMADAILEGRSQVVADIIKGDEFVEVSDAEQTAG, from the coding sequence ATGTCAGTAACTATGCGCCAGATGCTCGAAGCAGGCGTTCATTTCGGTCACCAGACCCGCTACTGGAACCCCAAGATGGCTCCGTTCATCTTCGGTGACCGCAACAAGATTCATATCGTGAACCTGGAAAAGTCTCTGCCGATGTACGAAGAGGCGATCAAGTTCGTGCGCAAGATGTCCACCAACAAGGGCAACGTCCTGTTCGTCGGCACCAAGCGCCAGGCTCGCGAGATCGTCAAGGAAGAAGCAGCACGCGCCGGTGCGCCTTATGTGGATTACCGTTGGCTGGGCGGCATGCTCACCAACTTCAAGACGGTCAAGCTGTCCATCAAGCGCCTCAAGGACATGGAAGCCATGATTGAAGATGGCAGCATAGAGCGCCTGTCGAAAAAAGAAGCACTGGGCTTCAAGCGCGAAATGATCAAGCTGGAGCGTAGCCTGGGCGGCATCAAGGATATGGGCGGTCTGCCGGATGCCATGTTCGTGATCGACGTGGGCTATGAAAGCGGCGCCATTACCGAAGCCAACAAGCTGGGCATTCCGGTGATCGGCATCGTGGACACCAACAATTCACCAGCCGGCATTGATTACGTGATTCCGGGCAACGACGATTCGAGCAAGGCGATTCGCCTCTACGCTCAGGGCATGGCGGATGCAATTCTGGAAGGCCGCAGCCAGGTTGTCGCGGACATCATCAAGGGCGACGAGTTTGTCGAGGTGAGTGACGCGGAACAGACAGCGGGTTGA
- a CDS encoding MBL fold metallo-hydrolase: protein MEIVFLGVGSSAGTPVIGCGCKTCLSADPRNRRTRCSIAVHMENGAVLLVDTGPDLRLQALREKLTRVDAVLYTHYHADHLNGLDDLRSFCHLQRQPIPVYGNEATMQGIVQRFGYAFPQHEQHHWDKPVLRAHAVDGPFAAGGVEVMPVPVMHGKHYEILAYRIGNMAYLTDVSDISAASMEKLQGLDILLLDCLRYRPHPTHFSMEEAVAWAQKIGARETWLIHMTHELEYAELSAKLPAGIRPAYDGLRLQCQ, encoded by the coding sequence ATGGAGATAGTCTTTCTCGGCGTGGGTTCCAGCGCCGGCACGCCGGTGATCGGCTGCGGCTGCAAGACCTGTCTTTCCGCCGACCCACGCAACCGGCGCACGCGCTGCTCGATCGCGGTTCACATGGAAAACGGCGCGGTGCTGCTGGTGGATACCGGGCCGGATCTGCGGCTGCAGGCCCTGCGCGAGAAGCTCACGCGCGTGGATGCGGTGCTCTACACTCACTATCATGCCGATCACCTCAACGGCCTCGACGATCTGCGCAGTTTTTGCCATCTGCAGCGCCAGCCGATTCCGGTGTATGGCAACGAGGCGACCATGCAGGGCATCGTGCAGCGCTTCGGCTATGCTTTCCCGCAGCACGAGCAGCATCACTGGGACAAGCCGGTACTCAGGGCGCATGCAGTCGATGGCCCCTTTGCCGCGGGCGGGGTGGAAGTGATGCCGGTGCCGGTGATGCATGGCAAACATTACGAGATTCTGGCTTACCGCATCGGCAACATGGCCTATCTCACCGACGTGTCGGATATTTCCGCCGCCAGCATGGAAAAACTACAGGGGCTGGATATCCTGCTGCTCGACTGCCTGCGCTATCGCCCCCATCCCACCCACTTCAGCATGGAAGAGGCGGTTGCCTGGGCGCAAAAGATCGGCGCACGGGAAACCTGGCTGATCCACATGACACATGAGCTGGAGTATGCAGAATTGAGTGCAAAGCTACCGGCCGGTATCCGTCCGGCCTACGACGGACTGCGCCTGCAATGCCAGTAG
- the pyrH gene encoding UMP kinase, with amino-acid sequence MTAPAYKRILLKLSGEALMGDDSYGINRPTIDRIVGEVAEVVRMGVQVGVVIGGGNIFRGVAPGAAGMDRATADYMGMLATVMNALALQDAMRQIGLVSRVQTALAIEAVAEPYIRGKAIRYLEEGKVVIFGAGTGNPFFTTDTAAALRGMEVGAEIVLKATKVDGVYTDDPKTNPEAMRYQQLSFDEAIARNLKVMDATALALCRDQSMPLAVFSIFKPGALKRVVMGEDEGTRVYC; translated from the coding sequence ATGACCGCCCCCGCCTACAAACGCATCCTGCTCAAACTGTCCGGCGAAGCCCTGATGGGCGACGACAGCTATGGTATCAATCGTCCCACCATTGATCGCATTGTCGGGGAAGTGGCCGAAGTGGTGCGCATGGGTGTGCAGGTGGGCGTGGTCATCGGTGGCGGCAATATTTTTCGTGGCGTGGCCCCCGGCGCTGCCGGCATGGATCGCGCCACCGCGGATTACATGGGCATGCTGGCCACAGTCATGAATGCCCTGGCGCTGCAGGACGCCATGCGCCAAATTGGTTTGGTGAGCCGGGTGCAAACCGCGCTGGCCATCGAAGCGGTAGCCGAGCCCTACATTCGCGGCAAGGCCATTCGTTACCTGGAAGAAGGCAAAGTCGTGATTTTCGGTGCCGGTACCGGCAATCCTTTCTTTACCACCGATACCGCAGCCGCCTTGCGCGGCATGGAAGTCGGGGCGGAAATCGTGCTCAAGGCAACCAAGGTCGATGGCGTCTATACCGACGATCCGAAAACCAATCCTGAAGCCATGCGTTATCAGCAGCTCAGTTTTGATGAGGCGATTGCCCGTAATCTCAAGGTGATGGACGCGACCGCCCTGGCCCTGTGCCGCGACCAGAGCATGCCGCTGGCCGTGTTCAGCATCTTCAAGCCGGGTGCATTGAAGCGCGTGGTGATGGGCGAGGACGAAGGCACGCGGGTATATTGTTAA